From Danio aesculapii chromosome 9, fDanAes4.1, whole genome shotgun sequence:
gcaagttcaAGTTGGTATCATCCACAtcaatttattaaatacattaaattataaataaattctacaaataaatactacaaatatttaataaaaaatttaatttacaattgTTCCCATTTTCCAGTCCTGTCAAATTAATATAACATGCATGCAATACacgtttaaggctatgactcggaaGTGACATAATTTGACAGAgtagaagctgacagtgatcaaggatgcattctatcattgaattgtatgattttatgcttgtttttgtataattttttgaagataacaagcttttttttaaatcagtgaaaatgtacatttctggtagatgTCCTATATATTCTTAtcaaaaagcacaaataaaaacagaaaatacaaaaaaaatgttaaatacatgtGTGATTGTACAGCTCATGCTAAATCctgtttataaatgtaattagcATAGGCTTCCTAAACTGCTTAAATAGGCTTTTTACAAATGAAAGATGCCAAAGAAAGACTCAAAGAAGTTGACACCAAATGATGTTGCCATAATCATGAGAGATTGTTTCTAACCAGAGATTTGAATTGCAAAAACTCATAAGCAGACTTATGGTCTGACTCACTTAAAAATACAAGTTACTTGCAAAATAAACCATATGATTACATATTTGGCCCTAAATGATGCACCATAATAGGCACATGCTCCAACAGCCAAGTTTTGAGTAATCaggttaaacaacaacaacatagcaTTTTAAAACCTTAGGCTCGTGACTTGAAATATTTTACCGGCCAAACCTGGGATTAACACATCAGTAACTACAATAAAGCTGCACAGGTCAAAAGCCACTTACAACAGCTGTAAACAACCCTTCAACAGAATCGCTTTACTTCTTCGTACCAAGATGTTGACCTAGAAATACCTAACCAGCTGTCAATAGCATAATTCAAGTTTGAGTGAATGAGGCTCCCTCTTTCTCACTTTCAGTACGAGTATGTGTCACGCTACACATTCCCACGCAGTGATGTGTCGTTTGAAACACACTGGCCACGGAACGGTTAACAACCGTTATTCTATCTGCTTCATGTCAAGCGGGACAACGTACATCAAACCCATTTGTGGAGGTTTTCGTTATTTATAATGCCTACGCATATTTCCTTTCACTGGCAGTTTTATTCCTCGCCtaatctgtgtggagtttcaccGTTAACATACGGTAAACTCGCAACGGGTCAGATTTGATTTGACGCTGTCTGTTGAGCTCGCGAGCCGAGCGGGAAACGAACGGGTAACGGGACCACACAGCGCGAATCCACCGTTATAAAAGGAGCTGAAAATACTTACGCGAGCGAACGCAGTTTTCCTCCTCGTCCACTACCGTAACCTGTCAGTCCTCAAACAGCGAATCTGAGATTTCTCAACCTCTCCCTTCGTCCCGCAGCCATCTTTCTCCAGACTCCACGGACACACCCACGCGCACGGGACGCGGTGACGTCACAACTAGAGGGTGGCGGCCATGGCCGGAGCTCTGTTGTTTTGCTCGGAGCGCCACCGCCGGCGAAATTGGCGAATTGATAAAGCGGAGTatgaatattaattacattaaccCGAAATTGTGCTGGTTTGTAACCTTTTAGCTGCGGCCACACACGGCTCATAATTAATATCCATGAGTTAGCCGTGGCATGATAAGTACATTTCGTTTAATGATGTACAGCAAAGAAAGTCTTCTGTAGATTGATTAGGCAGGATATCTTTGTAAATCTTTAGGTTTGTGCgttcatttatatttacttattatttttgatAAACTATAATTTAGCCTTTTTTTGCTATCAATCTTTGTCTGTAAATATGTGAGAAGTTTGGAGAAAAATAACACACATGCCAAATTCAACATTTGGAGATGCaggggtgcagtgggtagcacgttcgcctcacagcaagaaggtcactggttcgagccttggctggttcagttggcatttctgtgtggagtttgcatgttctccctgtgttcgtgtgggtttcctccaggtgctccggtttcccccacaagtccaaagacatgtggtacaggtgaattgggtatgctataattgactgtagtgaatgagtgtgtgtgtttcccagtgatgggtttgtggctggaagggcatctgctgtgtaaaaacatatggaggataagttggcagtccattccgctgtggcgaccccagataaatatagggactaagctgaaaagaaaatgaatgaaattcaacattttgattaaactaaaaaattcattcattcattttcttttcggcttagtccctttattaatttgaaaATGAACAGATTAATGAACAGctgaatgatccgccaacttattcagtatatgttttacacagtggatgcttttccagctgcaacccatcactgggaaacacccatacactcccattcacacacatactacagacaattaagcCCACCCaatttaccacgtttttggacttgtgggggaaaccggagcacccggaggaaacccagtgagaacatgcaaactttacacaggaatgccaactgacccagtcgaggctcaaaccagtgatcttcttgctatgaggcaattgtgctacccactgagccacagtgttgccctaaaataaaaaatgtatagattaagacaaacattaaaaaaaacaattcaagttaattttttaattttaaatcaaaaccaaaataaaacatagtCTATGCACTGATACTTTGTCAtactttattcattttatataataGCTATATCCCATCGTCTTTATTCATGCCCACGTCTCAGGTAGTCTTTGTCAGTGGATAATTTTGTACCAAAgtaccacagaaaaaaaaaattctgagttGTCCTTTTCATTTGCCTATAGTGTTTGCAAAAATATGATTGGTTAACAGTGTGCTGACCCAGGAGGAAACTGCTTACCTGTGGTTCCTCAGGGGAAATGTTGTCATGACAATAAGCATCACCTGTGTTATATGGGTGTTGTCACTTGTTGATATGACGACACAACTATGTGGTCAAACAATGGTTGCATTTCCTTCATCTCTTGTCAAGTTGATATAACTTGCgtcatatatatttgtaaatactaaatatggacaaaaatcGCTGGACAAGGCTTTTTGAATGGCAGCGCATGAACAAAAGTGAAGAAGAAAGTAAGGGACAAGAGTCAACTTTGAAGAAAAAGAAAGACGAGACTCCAAAAACAAAGTGAGTTTTAGTTCAATCATTTTGTTGGCACATTTGTTAGTGTAATGTAATGAGCTAGATTTATATGAGGATCCAAGTGTCAACTTCCAATCTacacaaatacaataaataattactgtttttgttatttaaaggggtagttcacccaaaactgaaaattctggcaTCATATATACTGACCCTTTACTTGTTgcaaacctgcttgagtttctttctttagacgaacacaaaagaagatattttgaaatatgtaggaaaccagtaaccattgacaaccATAATATTTGATTTTTGATGTCTGTGgctaccagtttctaacattcttcaaaatatcttctgaaaTCAATTGAaataagaaactcataaaagtttgaaagtTTGTAAGCGTGAGTACGTTTTATTTTAGGGTGGATGCTATATAAAAGTACTAACACATAAATTTCCTATATGCCCAATCTCTCAGCTGGAAGGAATGGGTAATCGATCCATCAGAAGAGTTTTATTATACATGGTTGCAAATTATGACACTTCCCATCTGCTACAACTGGGTCATCATAATATGCAGGTAGAGCAAAACACAAATGTGTAATTTCCTACTTTCTTCTTTGTATTGAACAACAGCTGTACCAATTAATGCAGTATACACTGTAATAAATCACTTTTttcatgtattaaatatattgttatagCCTTATAGGAATgtattatataatgtaatgtatgtgcagttaaagtcagaattattgaactgcctgaattattagccccggtttattttttcccccaatttctgtttaatggagagaatattttgttcaacacatttctaaacataataattttaataactcatttctaataactgatttattttatctttgccatgatgacagtaaataacatttgactagatatttttcaagacatttctatacagcttaaagtgacatttaaaagcttaactaggttaattagcttaacatggcaggatagggtaattaggcaagttattgtataacgatggtttgttctgtagcctatcgaaaaaatatagcttaaaggggctaataatgttgaccttaaaatggcttttaaaaaattaaaaactgcttttattctagccgaaataaaacaaataagactttctccagaagaaaatatattatcagaaatactttgaaaatttccgtgctctgttaaacgtaatttgggaaatatttaaaaaaaaaagaaaaaaaaatcaaagggggctaataattctgacttcaactgtatgtatgtaattatattgttatattgttattatataacataaagacatattgtattttaatttaattttacttttaaatctaCTTTCTACTAACTGTACTTCGAGTCATTATGTGTACAGGGAGAAGTGATATGTTATCTGATGTTAGTAATCTATATTGTTAAAAGGACATGTTTCtatacaattgaggaggcatatGTCGCAACTTGGCTCACCTTGGATTACCTCTGTGACTTGGTTTATGTGCTTGACACAGTTATTGGGTTTCGCACAGGTGAGTGTGCATGTCTGTTTgatagttgttgttttatgtattttgagATTTTCTTCTGGAAAATTGTTAATTTATAGATTAATATAAGTAACTGAATATTCTAAAGttcattaaaactatttaaaacagtaaacaagctaaataataaaCACCTCATGGACATATTTGTCTACTTAACATCTAATTGAAGTTCTCTCTGAGGTTTGCAGATAAGCAAAAGTTCAACAAGTATGATGTAAACTGGCACATCTAAAATAGATTTCTCTGCAATGTATTGTGTAAGCATATCGTAGAGGTATTTTGCTGTGTGAATTGTATGAAAATTCAGTTACTATAAGAACTGTTTATATACAATGCATGCCAAAGTTTTTGCCCATTTTGcttctttaataacttttaagCAAACACCTAGTGCTGACCCTGACACATGAAACTACACAGCATTATCATTGACTTTAGCTGAAAGTGTCGAATAGCAAATAACAGATTCTGAGAAAGGCTTAACGCTTTCGGACATAAAATGTTGAGTCGTGGCACCATCTTGTGGTGTGATTGACTTGGAAAAACTTGTCCAACGATTTTCTGCCCGGGGCGTAAAAACTAAGTTTGTAAGACCTCGGGTTATGTACAGTGTCGAAGGCCTTTTATAGTTTGTTAAAACATTattagcataaaacaattaaaagacaCTTAAAGATAGTAGCACCATTTGAGGTTTCCATATAAAGAGTCTTTCTCTTGACAGGTTTTCTGGAGCAAGGCATCCTTGTGCGAGACTTGTCCCGTTTAAAAACGCGTTATTTACGCTCCTCTCGCTTCAAGTGGGACATGGCCTCTCTGCTGCCCACGGATCTTCTCTACCTACACCTGGGGATCCACAAACCTCTAGTCCGGGTGAACCGCTTCTTGCGCACAGGCCGTCTGAACGAGGCCCTGGACCGCATGGAGACGCGCACATCCTTCCCGAACACCTTTCGCGTCGCCAAACTCATGCTGTATATTTTCGTCCTGATCCACTGGAACGCCTGCATCTACTTCTCCCTGTCAAATTATATAGGCTTTGGCGTGGACCCCTGGGTCTACCCCAACATCTCCGAGCCGGAGTTTGGCTCTATGAGACGCCAGTACTTTTACTGCTTCTGGTTTTCCACCCTCATCCTCACCACAGTGGGCGACACACCGACACCCGAGCGGGAAGAAGAGTATATGTTTCTGATCGCAGACATGTTGATCGCCGTGTTGGTGTTTGCTTCGGTCGTGGGCAGCATGGGGGACGTGATATCCAGCTTGCGTGACCGTGACAATGTGTTTTTTCCTGACCACGAGCTGGTGAAGGGTTACCTGCGCAGCCACCGCATCAGCAAGGAGCTGCAGACGCGCGTCAATGACTGGTATCAGCATCTGCACATCAACAAGTGGGTGTTCCTTTCAAAATCTGTGCTCAAACACCAGTTTTAATCTTTCAAACACCATAGGAAAGAGTGAGGACAGTTGCAACACTTGCATTTCCTTCAGTTTCtcagagactttttttttgtggaaacccatttttttatataataaacccACATCTATTGGACACCCACCCACATTGCTTTAATATGTGTGTACTGTGTgcatataataatatatgcagAATTTAAACTTGAACAGACAGTCAAACGCTGCAACTGACCCCGAGCAGGGggactaaatatttttctttactGAAAATCTAGACTGGAATTTTACTAAACTACTTCTTTgagcttttaaattaattaattaatcaaatatttaaaaaaattaattacactgAAACTGTGATcaaattaaaattgtacaatGTTAATATGGCAAGCTTTTAAATCAATTTGTAATTTCGGTCAGTTGCAACAGAATGTCCCAACTCTGTCAACCCTGATTAAACTTTCTATGCTGGGGAGATACAATAGCTTTTATGCTTGATAGCTATACCTATTTAAAGCTAAGAAAACAGTgatttaaattgtacaaatgaataatgtttcacaaaaacaGATTAGACAAAACGAGAAAATTAGTTTTTTACTGAAGGAATTGTCACATATGGCTGATTTCTCTCAGACTGAAGGAGGGTCTAACTCTATCCTCACTCTAGTCTCTAGCTCATTCCTGAATGGAGGGATAAGTTGTAACCAAACTTGCCCCACCTTGCAACCACTGCCCCGTGTTGTAACTATCCCCACTTTCCGCTAAAGTTTTGAGGTCGtttaaatatttgaagaaaaatctgaataattgttttcaatgttttttttgaaCCGTCTGTTCAAAGAATCATGAGATCATGAGAAAATATTAAGCAACAAAACAGTATTCAGCATTGATAATACTGCTAACCAGTCACCAAATCCTGATTTCTGAATTGAAAAAAATCAGTCACatataaaattacatatataatTACGTGACacgtgaataaactaaaatttgtGTGAATGCatagagtatatgggtgtttcccagtgttggattgcagctggaagggcctccgctgcataaaacatgtgctgaataaattggcggttcattccgcggtggaaacccctgattaataaaatgattaagccgaaaagaaaatgaatgaatgaattcaatgaaacaataaaaaatagtGTATATTTGTGATCAAATAAAATGGTAAGCAAAAAGTGTAGTACAGCTTTTATTTCTTTTCGCTAGAAATTGTGTCTTGTTTTTGGACAaaattctaaaaacatttttaccaatgTTTTATACACTACAGAAGACACCTACAATACTGTATACATAAAGAAATATATTACATATCTATTAAATCTACCATTATTTCAcccacatttaaattttttttaaatgttatttgaaacattaaagacatatttaaatttaatatactTTATAAAAATCTGTGCATGTAGTTGAATTTGGTCTTCAAGCCGTTCCTTTCTCATTCATTTAAtctaaatgttcattttgtacCCAAATCATGTGTCTGGAACAGAAAGATCACACGGGAGAATGAGATTCTTCAACATCTTCCAATGACACTTCAGACAGCCACTGCCGTGAGCGTGCATCTGCCCACTCTGTCCAAAGTCACCATCTTCCAGAACTGTGAGAACAGTCTGTTGGAGCAGCTGGTACTTAAACTCACCCCACAGGTAAGAAAACAGGTGGCACACCTGGACAGCTTTAAACCAGCTGACCTGAGATTAGCATGTTGTACTTTACCTCAGCGATGTTTTATTATGTTTGCTGTTGCCAGTATTGGACTGTATATTTTGCCAGTAAATCATACAGTGTCATGCTCCAGTCTATTGACTTTTTGTAGGTGTACAGCCCGGGCGAGTACGTGTGCAAGAAGGGCGATGTAGGTCATGAGATGTACATCATTAAAGAGGGGAAGCTGGCAGTGGTTGCTGATGATGGAGTCACTCAGTTTGCAGTCCTCGGGGATGGAAACTTCTTTGGAGAAATCAGCATCCTAAATATCAAAGGTATTAAATATGAAAGATCAGTATAGTACTAAAGTTCACTGCCTCATATTCCTAATATTACATTTAGTTAAtacaatattactaataataataattcatttattcattcattttcttttcgatttagtccctttaataataataatatttctaatgaatataataagaatatattGGCCTGGGCGACACGGTAgcgcagtaggtggtgctgtcgcctcacagcaagaaggtcgctggttcgagccttggctgggtcagttggcgtttttgtgtggagtttgcatgttctccctgcgttcgcatgggtttcctccgggtgctccagtttcccccacagtccaaagacatgcggtccagatgaattgggtaagctaaattgtccgtattgtatgagtgtggatgaatAATAAAGGAattacgctgaaaagaaaatgagtgaatgaatgaatatattggtCTAAGAAATTAAGAGACCACCTAAAAAATCTCAGTCTTTcttgatttatgatttatatttaagggtttaaataatttttgactttttcctaattacattttttaattcaattaaatgctTTTGAAGTCATTTTCTGCATAAAATGACAATGGCTCAAAATATCTGAAAAGTTATTAAGACTTATTATAATTTTagactatttatttataattataattttagacAAACCTTTtgtacagaaaataaaataatgttagaaGACACACATGACCATATTTATTAGgttctgtaaaaatatattaatatgctCGAGTCTTTGGGAAAGTACATTTCTAAAAGGGCATAATATGTACTTTCCCAAAGACTCGagcatattaatatatttttacagaaTAATAAATATGGTCATGTGTGTCTTCTAACATTATTTCATTTTCTGTACAAAAGGTTTGTCTAAAATTATAATGGTTAttcattgaagctaagcagggctgggtctggtcagtacctagatgggagaccacatgggaaaacatgGTTAGTGAGACCatcagggggtgctcaacctgcagtctgtgtgggttctaatgccccagtgTAGTGAAGGGGATTCTATATTGCTCAAAgagcaccgtcttttggatgagacaataaaccgaggtcctgactctctgtggccgttaaaaatcccaggatgtccttcgaaaaagagttgTAGTTTAACCCCCGCATcctagccaaatttgcccactgacctctgtccatcatggcctcctaaccatctccatatgataattggcttcatcactctgctCAGTGTTTGCTCACTTCATcacatcaatcagctggtgtggggtgtgtggtgtgtggtctggcgcaatatggctgccgtcgcatcatccaagtggatgctgcacactggtggtgaatgaggagattccccccaatgtgtaaagggctttgagtgtccagaaaagtgctatataaatgtaagaataaTTGTTGTGGTGGTGATAAATTTCCCAAAAAGATCCTCTTCGgtatacaaaaaaacaaagagTCACTTGAGGTTAATAAAATGGATTTATTGTATGTAGAAAGATATTAAGGAGTATCCCTTCAGGGTGGCCACTGGCCAAAATTACCTACAAAAGAATCTGCAAAGaaaataagctaaattaaaaTCGTTATATAAAAATACAGGAGGTTACCTCACTCCCTGAACACAAATAAAGTCAAAGAATTATCGAAATAAATAGGCAGGCCACATCTACATGCTCAAATTCACAAAAGTGTTTCACATCTCGACATACATGAGGACAATCTCTacaataaaagaaagttttggtCATCCAAAGGGAAAATCCAGAAGCCCTCAGATCTGCCGCAGTCACACCAGAAATGAGCTTCATGAGAGCTACTACTGGCAGTTCGGTTTTATAGCTCATGCCttgaccagcagccaatcacagtcTGGATGGACCATATTACCATAGGGAACCTATGGGATGACAGAACAACAAAGGAAGGAGGGAAAAGAAAACACATCGGATGCGCAACACAAATGTATGCACGTAtctatagtcaacatttgaagtggatcaaaaaaagttttaaaaaatggtCCCAAGACAGGAAAGGGTGTTGTtaaagttttaggacaactttgaaggttttgatccactttaaatatatatagtatatattgatCTTTTGAATTCTCCGTTCAATTTCCactattcaattaaaaaaatgtagtttagttaagttcagtgtggtttaattttcactgctgaaagtccaaacactgaagagcaaatccatcgatgtgcagctccacaagtcccaagccAGTGGTGATAGTGGTGAggagcaaacttcaccaattgatgaaagtgaaggaaaaaaaccatgatagaaaccaggctcagttgggcacgaccatttctcctatggccaaacttcttgtgcagaactgcagtctaggcgccggaggctggaaaaCACTGGACGTCTATAATGGAGAAGTCAccagctggtgtacaggctggcccttcaggatcaatgcgaagacttgtctgtcactggggtcttacagcaatcagtctcatgttctccactcctccataaccaccacagcagctgctcaggaaacggcctggtccaggataatgGAAACCtcaggaataataaaaacagactaacataagcgcagatgccgttcaaattataagtCTTTTGGAAAGTGTTCCTGGCtctggttgccctaaataatgcagactaacaatcttttagaggatttggatttcaaaagcatgtgttttatgtgtatgctaatgcaaagaaatgtgtctttaatctagttttcaaCTGACAGATACTAAAGACTGTTGGCTTGAAAACTTGACCTGAGAACAAATTTAATCCAAAAatattaaatctaatttaaaatagGATAGCTGTTCAcatattttcacaaaaaaagcAACTAATACATGAAACTAACACTATGTAGCCCCTTTAATGTTGCATTTTTTCCTAATTGAGTTGTTTAACAAACACAACAAATCACAGTATATAACAAATTTATCAAAACTCTCCTGCACAGGTAACAAATCAGGGAACAGACGAACGGCGAACATTCGGAGCATTGGATACTCAGATCTGTTCAGCCTATCAAAAGAGGACTTGACGGAAACCCTTCTGGAATACCCTGCTGCCAAGCGTCTGCTGGAGGAGAAGGGTCGGCAGATCCTCACCAAAATGGGGATGCTAGAAGAGGCAGTAGAGGGGGAGGGAGAGGTGGAGAAAACAGAGGACAAGGTGAACCGCCTAGAGGGCATCCTGGAGACGCTGCAAACCAAATTGGCCCGGCTGATCGCTGAACTGGAGTCCAGTGCCCGCAAAATGATGCAGCGAGTGGAACAACTGGAACTGCAGACCGAAGGGTGGGAAGGCATTGTGGCTGAAGGTGCACAGGTGGAAATAGAAGagaaggcaaaaataaaagagaGGGAGATTGGGGATGGGGAAGGTGAAGGTGAAAGGGAGAAAGAGGATGAAGAGGAGCCTTTGGTggaaggagagagaggagagggtGATGGAGGAGAGGAAAGCCTGGGAGAAAAGGACAAGAATGTAGGAGGAAACGAGATAAATGAAGAAGAGAAAGAAGAGAAAGAGATTATAAAGACAGAAACACAGCAGGATGAGGAAGGAGATG
This genomic window contains:
- the cnga4 gene encoding cyclic nucleotide-gated cation channel alpha-4, with the protein product MDKNRWTRLFEWQRMNKSEEESKGQESTLKKKKDETPKTNWKEWVIDPSEEFYYTWLQIMTLPICYNWVIIICRTCFYTIEEAYVATWLTLDYLCDLVYVLDTVIGFRTGFLEQGILVRDLSRLKTRYLRSSRFKWDMASLLPTDLLYLHLGIHKPLVRVNRFLRTGRLNEALDRMETRTSFPNTFRVAKLMLYIFVLIHWNACIYFSLSNYIGFGVDPWVYPNISEPEFGSMRRQYFYCFWFSTLILTTVGDTPTPEREEEYMFLIADMLIAVLVFASVVGSMGDVISSLRDRDNVFFPDHELVKGYLRSHRISKELQTRVNDWYQHLHINKKITRENEILQHLPMTLQTATAVSVHLPTLSKVTIFQNCENSLLEQLVLKLTPQVYSPGEYVCKKGDVGHEMYIIKEGKLAVVADDGVTQFAVLGDGNFFGEISILNIKGNKSGNRRTANIRSIGYSDLFSLSKEDLTETLLEYPAAKRLLEEKGRQILTKMGMLEEAVEGEGEVEKTEDKVNRLEGILETLQTKLARLIAELESSARKMMQRVEQLELQTEGWEGIVAEGAQVEIEEKAKIKEREIGDGEGEGEREKEDEEEPLVEGERGEGDGGEESLGEKDKNVGGNEINEEEKEEKEIIKTETQQDEEGDEK